In Lujinxingia sediminis, a single genomic region encodes these proteins:
- a CDS encoding RNA polymerase sigma factor region1.1 domain-containing protein — MVEQNEFESNPEKTAYHDNKRELLRRGREKGELTWSEILEALPQEHLGEVEMEVFLFTCRQMGIEVKGAPS, encoded by the coding sequence ATGGTTGAGCAGAACGAGTTTGAGTCGAACCCGGAGAAAACCGCCTACCATGACAACAAGCGCGAACTTCTGCGTCGTGGTCGTGAGAAAGGTGAGTTGACCTGGAGTGAGATTCTCGAGGCGCTTCCTCAGGAGCATCTCGGCGAGGTGGAGATGGAAGTCTTCTTGTTCACCTGCCGACAGATGGGGATTGAGGTGAAGGGCGCTCCGAGCTGA
- a CDS encoding bifunctional folylpolyglutamate synthase/dihydrofolate synthase, with product MKRRLFEQNRFTIKLGLERMRAAFRAEGHPEQCAPAIVVAGTNGKGTVASSLGAILGAHGLRVGLYTSPHLVGFEERFRVGGVPLTPAQVLPVLEDVYARYGDVTRVGEDALTFFELTTLMAARLFKAQHVDVAIYEVGLGGRLDAVNAIEPALSIITTIDRDHEAYLGDTLAAIAGEKAGVMRAGVPVVIGEQEHPEAFEVLWARASVGPRYAPTLTDEGETDLEDGRSWVARRHHVTARCAARVYLGDDYDEDAVQRGLKFWRWPGRVERRTVAGVDGVVTGLLLDAAHNPAGIAALRSELLTGRIGEVGGVVWGALEDKRQEGLDALLSELGVGVWAVRINTSRALSEEGLRGYVPASLLRGVGDAAQCLRQAIAACDEGKIVLCFGSIYLLGELYEAMGLGAADMVTEHVDMAG from the coding sequence ATGAAACGTCGGCTTTTTGAGCAGAATCGTTTTACGATCAAGCTGGGTCTGGAGCGGATGCGCGCGGCGTTCAGAGCCGAGGGGCATCCGGAGCAGTGCGCGCCAGCGATTGTGGTTGCGGGCACCAACGGTAAGGGGACAGTGGCGTCTTCGTTGGGCGCGATTCTCGGGGCGCACGGCCTTCGGGTAGGGTTGTATACGAGTCCGCACCTGGTGGGGTTTGAGGAGCGTTTCCGGGTGGGCGGCGTGCCGTTGACGCCGGCGCAGGTGCTGCCGGTGCTGGAGGACGTGTATGCGCGTTATGGGGATGTGACACGTGTGGGGGAGGATGCGCTGACCTTTTTTGAACTCACAACGTTGATGGCCGCGCGCCTCTTTAAGGCGCAGCATGTGGATGTGGCGATTTATGAGGTTGGGTTGGGCGGGCGTCTCGACGCGGTCAATGCAATCGAGCCGGCGTTGAGCATCATTACGACCATCGATCGCGATCATGAGGCTTATCTGGGGGATACGCTGGCTGCGATTGCCGGAGAGAAGGCCGGAGTGATGCGGGCGGGGGTTCCGGTGGTGATTGGCGAACAAGAGCATCCCGAGGCGTTTGAGGTGCTGTGGGCGCGCGCTTCGGTGGGGCCGCGTTACGCGCCGACGTTGACGGACGAGGGGGAGACGGATTTGGAAGACGGTCGGTCGTGGGTGGCGCGAAGGCATCACGTTACGGCGCGCTGTGCAGCGCGTGTGTATCTGGGAGACGACTATGATGAGGATGCCGTGCAACGGGGATTGAAGTTCTGGCGTTGGCCGGGGCGTGTGGAGCGTCGGACGGTCGCCGGGGTGGACGGCGTTGTGACAGGCCTGCTTTTGGATGCAGCTCACAATCCGGCGGGGATTGCGGCGTTGCGTTCGGAGCTGCTTACCGGGCGCATCGGTGAGGTGGGAGGGGTTGTATGGGGGGCTCTCGAAGACAAGAGGCAAGAAGGGCTGGATGCGTTGCTCTCGGAGTTGGGAGTGGGCGTCTGGGCAGTGAGAATTAACACGTCTCGGGCGCTTAGTGAGGAAGGGTTGCGCGGATATGTGCCTGCATCGCTTTTGCGTGGTGTTGGGGATGCGGCGCAGTGTTTACGCCAGGCCATCGCTGCATGCGATGAGGGCAAGATCGTGCTGTGTTTTGGCTCGATTTACCTGCTGGGCGAACTCTATGAGGCGATGGGGCTGGGGGCGGCTGACATGGTCACGGAGCACGTGGACATGGCCGGTTGA